AGGTGCGTCTTCGGTGAGCACGCTGAGGTTCAAGCGGTCGCCGCGACTGGCAGCCCCCAGGCTCCCCGGCGGAGAGGTGCACCTCGAACCGCCGCCCGAGGTGCCAAGGACCATTCCCGGCAACATCATTCAAAAGCTGCTTCCCGTGATCATGATCGTGGCGACCATCGGAATGATGGCCTTCATGATGACCATGCGGGCCAACCCCATGATGTTGATGATGGGCGGAATGATGCTCATCTCGACCGTCGGGATGATGGCTGGTGGTCGTGGAAACGGAGGAGGCCAGAAGAAGGCCGAGATGAACGAGGACCGCAAGGACTACCTGCGGTACCTCGGTCAGATGCGGGACCGCGCCCGGGAGGCCGCCGACGAGCAGCGCGCCGCGCGGGAGTGGAGTCACCCCGACCCGCAGGCGCTGTGGTCGATCGCCGCGAGCAGCCGCAGGCTCTGGGAGCGCCGCACCAACGACCCCGACTTCTGTCAGCTGCGCTCCGGTCGAGGGCCGCAGCGACTGTCCACCCGCCTGGTGCCACCGCAGACCGGCCCGGTCGACGAGCTCGAACCGCTCACCACACTGGCCCTGCGCCGGTTCGTGCGCGGGCACTCGATCCTGCCGGACATGCCGATCGCGATCTCGCTCCGCGGATTCGCCGCGATCGGTTTGAACGGCGAGCGGGAGCACACCCGGCCGCTGGCCAGGGCGTTGATCGCCCAGCTGGCCACCTTCCACAGCCCGGAAGACGTGCTCATCGCGGTCGTCGCGACCGGTAAGACCAAGCAGGAATGGGAATGGGTCAAGTGGTTGCCCCACGCCCAGCACCCGACGCTCACCGACGGCATCGGCCAGCTCCGGATGATGGCCGGTTCGCTCGGCCAGGTCGAGGCCTGGCTCGGCGAGCAGATCCGCGACCGGCAGCGGTTCAGCCGGAACGCGCCGGTGCAGCCGGATCAGGCGCACATCGTCATCGTGATCGACGACGGTGAGATCAGTCGTGAAGAGCACATCCTCATGGAGGAGGGCCTGGTCGGCGTCACCCTCCTCGATCTGTCCGACTCGCTCGGCAACCTGACCACCCGACGTGGGCTGCGCATGGTGGTCGAGTCCGACCGCCTCGGTGCCCGTGGTGCGGGCGGCGTCGAATGGTTCGGCGCGCCGGACGGCATCAGCCTCGCCGAGGCCGAGGCACTGGCCCGCAAGCTGGCGCCGTACCGGATCAGCGCGGCCGCCCAGCAGGAGGAAGAGGACGAGCCGCTGCTGTCCAACCCGGGTGTGTTGGAGATGGCGGGCATCCCCGGCGACCCGATGACCTTCGACGTCCAGGAAGCCTGGCGTCCCCGACCGGTTCGCGACCGGTACAAGGTCGCCTTCGGCGTCGGCGAGCACGGCCAGCTGGTCGAACTCGACATCAAGGAAGCGGCCGCGGGCGGCATGGGTCCGCACGGACTGTGCGTCGGCGCGACCGGTTCCGGTAAGTCGGAGTTCCTGCGGACCCTGGTGCTCGGTCTGTTGGCCACGCACTCCTCGACCTCGTTGAACATGATCCTGGTCGACTTCAAGGGTGGTGCGACGTTCTCCGGTCTCGACGTCGCGCCGCACGTCGCCGCCACCATCACCAACCTGGCAGGCGACCTCACCATGGTCGACCGGATGAAGGACGCGATCGCGGGCGAGATGGCCCGGCGGCAGGAAGTCCTGCACAAGGGCAACTTCAAGAACGTCTGGGATTACCAGAAAGCGCGCGAGAACGGCGCGGATCTCGATCCGCTGCCCGCATTGTTCATCTGTATCGACGAGTTCTCCGAGATGCTCGTCGCCAAGCCGGACTTCATCGACCTCTTCTTGCAGATCGGTCGTGTCGGTCGTTCGCTTCAGGTGCACATGTTGTTGGCCTCGCAGCGATTGGAAGAGGGCAAACTGCGCGGATTGGACACCTTCCTGTCCTACCGCATCGGTCTGAAGACCTTCTCCGCCTCGGAATCACGCGCCGCGATCGGTGTCCCCGATGCCTACGAGCTGCCGTCCATTCCGGGTTCGGGGTATCTGAAGTTCGACACCACCAGCATGGTCCGGTTCAAGGCCTCCTACGTCTCCGGTCCCTATCGGCCGGCAGGCATCCAGGTCGGCCCGTCCTCGGCGCCGGTGACGGCCGACCGCCGTCCGAAGTTCTTCGTGCCCGACTACATCGAGATCCCGAAGGCTCCGGTGGTACAGCAGGCCGAGCCGGTCAAGGAGGAGAAAGAGGAGAAGGCGGACGAGCCGAGCAGCTTGGACGTCCTGGTCGGCAGGCTCGTCGGTCAGGGGCCGCCCGCTCACGAGGTGTGGCTGCCGCCGTTGACGGAGTCGCCCTCGCTCGACCAGCTCCTTCCGCCGTTGTCCCAGACCGAGGATCGCGGTCTGACCCCGGTCGGGTTCTACGGCAACAGCAGGCTCACGGTGCCGCTCGGCCTGGTCGACAAGCCGTTCGACCAGCGACGCGACCTGTTGTGGGCCGACCTCTCCGGCGGTAAGGGACACGCTGCGGTGGTCGGCGGTCCCCAGTCGGGCAAGTCGATGCTGCTGCGAACGCTGATCATGTCGATGGCCCTGACCCACACCCCGCAGGAGGTGCAGTTCTACTGCCTCGACTTCGGTGGTGGAACGCTGCAGAGCCTCACCGGCCTGCCGCACGTCGGTGGCGTGGCCAACCGGCGGGAGCCCGACACGGTACGGCGAACCTTCGCCGAGGTCAGCGGCATCATCGCCCAGCGAGAGGCCCAGTTCGCACGCCTCAACATCGACTCGATCGCGGACTACCGAGCCAAGAAGCGCCAGGGCGAGGCGGCGGACGACCCGTTCGGCGATGTCTTCTTCATCATCGACGGTTGGTTGAACTTCAAGACCGAGTTCGACTCGCTGGAGAAGCAGGTCCAGACGTTGGCCGCGCAGGGTCTGTCCTACGGCGTACACGTCATCGTCGCGGCCAACCGATGGGCGGAGATCCGGCCCGCGCTCAAGGACCTGTTGCTGACCCGGTTGGAGCTGCGGCTGGGTGACACCACGGAATCCGAGGTGGACCGGCGTACCGCGGTCAACGTGCCGCAGGGCTTCCCCGGTCGAGGCCTGTCCCCGGACAAGCTGCACTTCCTGGTCGGCTTGCCCAGGGTTGACGCGGTCAGCGACGCGGGCGATATCGGTAACGGCGTCGCCGACGCGGTGGCCAAGATCAACGCGGCCTGGAAGGGCAGGCACGCCCCGAAGGTGCGGTTGCTGCCGCAGCTGCTGCGTTACGAGGAGATTCCCGCCTTCCAGCAGCCCGCGGGCAAGAAGCTCATCCCGATCGGTGTCGACGAGAACGAGTTGGCCCCGGTGTTCCTGGACTTCGAGTCCGACCCGCACTTCATCGCCTTCGCCGAGCGCGAGGCAGGCAAGACCAACCTGCTGCGCACGATCATCAACGGCATCATCAGCACCTACACCTCCAAGGAGGCGCTGATCCTGCTGGTGGACTACCGGCGAACGCTGCTGGGCTTCCTCCAGACGGACCACCTCTTGGAGTACGCCGCCTCGGCCCAGCAGGTGAAGGGCTACATCGGCGACATCAAGAAGTCCCTGGACAAGCGACTGCCCGGCCCGAACGTCACCCAGGAAGAGCTGCGGAACCGTTCCTGGTGGAAGGGTCCGGAGCTGTTCATCATCGTCGACGACTACGAGCTGGTGTCTCCGCAGGGAGCCAACCCGCTGGCACCGCTGGCGCCGTATGTGGCGCAGGCCAAGGACGTCGGTCTGCACCTCATCCTGGCCAGGAACATCGCGGGCGGTAGTCGGTCGAGCTTCGAGCCGGTGATCGGCAAGCTCAAGGAGGTCACCAGCCCCGGCATCATCATGAGTGGTCCCAAGGAGGAGTCCAACATCCTCGGCAACATCAAGCCGACCGCCATGCCGCCGGGACGAGGAACGATCGTGAGCAGGCGTACCGGTCAGCAGCTCATTCAGATCGGTTGGGTGGAACCGGAGTACTAGAGTCGGGCCTGGAATTCGCCAGGGGTACCGGAGATGACCGAGCGGGAGACGTTTCGTGAGTGTGCGTGTCGCGGTCGACTTCGGTACCTCCAGCACCTGCGTGGTCCTCTCCGTCGATGGGCGGGACCCGCAGGTGGTGGTGGTCGACGGACAACCTCTCGTCCCGTCCGCGGTGTTCGCCGCCGTGGACGGGACGTTGTTCGTCGGACGGGAGGCGGAGCGGCAGGCGGGTATCGACCCGTCTCGCTACGAACCGCATCCCAAGCGGCGGATCGACGAGGGCGAGCTGCTGCTCGGCAGCACCGTGCTCTCGGTGCTCGACGTGGTGCACGAGGTCCTGACCAGGGCGGTGGGCGAGGCCCGCAGACTCGCCGACGGCGCCACGGTGGACCTGCTGGTCCTGACGCATCCCGCCGACTGGGGAGCGATACGCACCCGGGTGCTGCGGCAGGCCGCACATGGACTCGGGCGGGAGTTCATCCTGATCGAGGAGCCCGCCGCCGCCGCGATGTTCCACGCCGACACCCCCGACGGTGCGGCGGGAGCGGCCGGGCCGCTTGCGGTGCTCGACCTCGGTGGCGGCACGGTCGATGCGAGCGTGGTCCGACGCCGAGGCAAGGGCTTCGAGGTCCTCGCCAACAAGGGCATCGGTGATTTCGGTGGCGCCGACATCGACCAGGCCCTGCTGGAGCATCTCGGCAACGAGGTCGGTTCGCATGATCGGGCCGCCTGGCAACAGCTGGTCGCGGGCCGTGAACTCGCCGACCGTCGTCGGCGTCGCATGCTGCACCAGGACGTCCGGGGCGCGAAGGAGACACTGTCCCGGCACACGTTCACCGATGTGCCGATGCCCTCGCCCTTCCCCGACGCCCATGTGACCCGCGCCGACCTGGAAGGGCTGATCCAGCCCGCCGTGACCAGGGCCGTCGATCTGGTGACGGCCACCACCGAGGCGGCCGGGCTGACCGTCGCCGAGCTGACCGGGGTCTTCCTGGTCGGAGGATCGAGTCGGATCCCGCTGGTGGCCAGGCTCGTGCACGAGCGGATCGGCCTGGTCCCGACGACCCTGGACCAACCGGAGACCGTGGTGGCGCGTGGCGCGCTGCTCGCCGCCGCCTTGGATCCGGAACACACCAGTGGCCTGCCCGGTCCTGCGCCGGGACCCGGATCGCGGGGACGCCCACCGGTCGGCCCGCCGCCGGGCGGCAGGCGGATCGGCGGGCCGATAGCCCGGCCACCGGCCCCGGCCGGAATGTCCGGGACGCCCTATCGCGAGAACCGGGCCGCGCCTACGCCGCCGAGACCGACCGCCGGGTTACCGCCGTCGTTCGCTCCGCAGGGAACTCCGCCGTCCGGCGGACCGATCGCACCGGCCGCGTCGGTCGGCGCGGGCCGGGGGACCGCCGCTTCGTCGCCCGACCGACTCCGGCGCTGGGCGCTGCCGGTGGGGTCGGGTGTGATCCTGTTGGCCGCTGTGATTAGCGCGGTGCTGTTCTTCGGCCGCACGAGCGACCCAGGTAACGCGATCGCCGATATCGGAGTCGATTCCGATGGGCAGGAGATCGCGCAATACGACTATCACTTCTGGATGCCATCGGATTGGGAGCAGACCGGCGGTGACGCGAGCCGGCGTTCGGTGCAGGTCAGGCCGGTGAATGCGCAATCGGAAACAGAGCTCATCGTGGTCGAGGAGTGGCGGCTGAACTACGACAGCGATTCCGATTGGGAACGCGCATTGGGTGAGGTGCGTCAGAATTTCGAGGCGGCGACGAGCAGCGTCTCCGATTTCGACGAGGCGGCGGAGTTCGCCGGTCGCGAGGTTATCCACTATCGCCAGACCCTGTCGGATGCCGAGGTCGATTGGTATGTCTACT
This Actinoalloteichus hymeniacidonis DNA region includes the following protein-coding sequences:
- the eccCa gene encoding type VII secretion protein EccCa, which encodes MSTLRFKRSPRLAAPRLPGGEVHLEPPPEVPRTIPGNIIQKLLPVIMIVATIGMMAFMMTMRANPMMLMMGGMMLISTVGMMAGGRGNGGGQKKAEMNEDRKDYLRYLGQMRDRAREAADEQRAAREWSHPDPQALWSIAASSRRLWERRTNDPDFCQLRSGRGPQRLSTRLVPPQTGPVDELEPLTTLALRRFVRGHSILPDMPIAISLRGFAAIGLNGEREHTRPLARALIAQLATFHSPEDVLIAVVATGKTKQEWEWVKWLPHAQHPTLTDGIGQLRMMAGSLGQVEAWLGEQIRDRQRFSRNAPVQPDQAHIVIVIDDGEISREEHILMEEGLVGVTLLDLSDSLGNLTTRRGLRMVVESDRLGARGAGGVEWFGAPDGISLAEAEALARKLAPYRISAAAQQEEEDEPLLSNPGVLEMAGIPGDPMTFDVQEAWRPRPVRDRYKVAFGVGEHGQLVELDIKEAAAGGMGPHGLCVGATGSGKSEFLRTLVLGLLATHSSTSLNMILVDFKGGATFSGLDVAPHVAATITNLAGDLTMVDRMKDAIAGEMARRQEVLHKGNFKNVWDYQKARENGADLDPLPALFICIDEFSEMLVAKPDFIDLFLQIGRVGRSLQVHMLLASQRLEEGKLRGLDTFLSYRIGLKTFSASESRAAIGVPDAYELPSIPGSGYLKFDTTSMVRFKASYVSGPYRPAGIQVGPSSAPVTADRRPKFFVPDYIEIPKAPVVQQAEPVKEEKEEKADEPSSLDVLVGRLVGQGPPAHEVWLPPLTESPSLDQLLPPLSQTEDRGLTPVGFYGNSRLTVPLGLVDKPFDQRRDLLWADLSGGKGHAAVVGGPQSGKSMLLRTLIMSMALTHTPQEVQFYCLDFGGGTLQSLTGLPHVGGVANRREPDTVRRTFAEVSGIIAQREAQFARLNIDSIADYRAKKRQGEAADDPFGDVFFIIDGWLNFKTEFDSLEKQVQTLAAQGLSYGVHVIVAANRWAEIRPALKDLLLTRLELRLGDTTESEVDRRTAVNVPQGFPGRGLSPDKLHFLVGLPRVDAVSDAGDIGNGVADAVAKINAAWKGRHAPKVRLLPQLLRYEEIPAFQQPAGKKLIPIGVDENELAPVFLDFESDPHFIAFAEREAGKTNLLRTIINGIISTYTSKEALILLVDYRRTLLGFLQTDHLLEYAASAQQVKGYIGDIKKSLDKRLPGPNVTQEELRNRSWWKGPELFIIVDDYELVSPQGANPLAPLAPYVAQAKDVGLHLILARNIAGGSRSSFEPVIGKLKEVTSPGIIMSGPKEESNILGNIKPTAMPPGRGTIVSRRTGQQLIQIGWVEPEY
- a CDS encoding type VII secretion-associated protein is translated as MSVRVAVDFGTSSTCVVLSVDGRDPQVVVVDGQPLVPSAVFAAVDGTLFVGREAERQAGIDPSRYEPHPKRRIDEGELLLGSTVLSVLDVVHEVLTRAVGEARRLADGATVDLLVLTHPADWGAIRTRVLRQAAHGLGREFILIEEPAAAAMFHADTPDGAAGAAGPLAVLDLGGGTVDASVVRRRGKGFEVLANKGIGDFGGADIDQALLEHLGNEVGSHDRAAWQQLVAGRELADRRRRRMLHQDVRGAKETLSRHTFTDVPMPSPFPDAHVTRADLEGLIQPAVTRAVDLVTATTEAAGLTVAELTGVFLVGGSSRIPLVARLVHERIGLVPTTLDQPETVVARGALLAAALDPEHTSGLPGPAPGPGSRGRPPVGPPPGGRRIGGPIARPPAPAGMSGTPYRENRAAPTPPRPTAGLPPSFAPQGTPPSGGPIAPAASVGAGRGTAASSPDRLRRWALPVGSGVILLAAVISAVLFFGRTSDPGNAIADIGVDSDGQEIAQYDYHFWMPSDWEQTGGDASRRSVQVRPVNAQSETELIVVEEWRLNYDSDSDWERALGEVRQNFEAATSSVSDFDEAAEFAGREVIHYRQTLSDAEVDWYVYFDGEVQVNVGCQYAEDGETTVRRACEQVVGSLTVTG